A portion of the Nitrospirota bacterium genome contains these proteins:
- the hisF gene encoding imidazole glycerol phosphate synthase subunit HisF, whose product MTRAANGLARRIIPCLDIKDGRVVKGIRFVQLRDAGDPVAVAKAYEKQGADEIVYLDITASHERRNILLDLVRRTAEQVFTPFTVGGGVRTRADIRDLLRAGADKVSLNTAAVKNPGLIRGSSRLFGAQCIVVAIDAKRRETGKGRGEAWEVYTHGGRAPTGRDAVKWAREAERFGAGEILLTSMDCDGTKAGYDLALTRAVSEAVGIPIIASGGAGAARHIYDGFIKGKADACLAASIFHYRETTIPLVKRYLRRKGVAVRI is encoded by the coding sequence GTGACCCGCGCCGCAAACGGCCTTGCCCGCCGAATCATTCCCTGCCTGGACATCAAAGACGGTCGGGTCGTGAAAGGCATTCGGTTCGTTCAGCTCCGCGACGCCGGAGATCCCGTGGCCGTGGCCAAGGCGTACGAAAAGCAGGGGGCCGACGAAATCGTGTATCTCGACATCACCGCCTCGCACGAGCGGCGGAACATCCTGCTCGACCTGGTCCGACGAACGGCCGAGCAGGTGTTTACACCGTTCACAGTCGGGGGGGGGGTCCGGACTCGCGCAGACATCCGGGATTTGCTTCGGGCCGGGGCGGACAAGGTATCGCTCAACACGGCCGCCGTGAAGAATCCGGGATTGATTCGCGGGTCTTCCCGATTGTTCGGCGCACAGTGCATCGTGGTCGCCATCGATGCAAAGAGGCGCGAGACGGGAAAAGGGAGGGGGGAGGCATGGGAGGTTTACACCCACGGGGGGCGAGCACCCACCGGGCGGGATGCGGTGAAGTGGGCGCGCGAGGCCGAGCGGTTCGGTGCAGGTGAAATTCTCCTGACCAGCATGGATTGCGACGGGACGAAAGCGGGGTATGACCTTGCCTTGACCCGTGCAGTGAGCGAGGCGGTGGGAATTCCCATCATCGCATCGGGGGGCGCCGGAGCCGCCCGGCATATCTACGACGGCTTTATCAAAGGGAAGGCCGACGCCTGTCTGGCCGCATCGATTTTTCACTACCGTGAGACCACGATCCCTCTCGTCAAGCGCTATCTTCGGCGCAAGGGCGTGGCCGTCCGGATTTGA
- a CDS encoding radical SAM protein, producing the protein MGDLNSPDMHRTNGRMPLRGLKHNTYYKYLFRLPKNYLLTKLFDRPLYLNIEVTIMCNAGCSFCDYWKVKKEDRLDDYAEVVNRIKPLYVTISGGEPTLRKDLPDILYNIKSRTEAIFVSMTTHGGLLTFEKARELYESGLDAVNVSLDFPDERHDAQRGMPGLFKHLCEELPKIRTLPFRNVQVGTVLHNRNLEDVDAFLALGRRLGVNNSFTAFSYTKVGKKDFWISPDRIPVLRQKIDLILDYKRRYGCINNSDAYLRTMVDYFEKGQIDGCKAGKTWVQVTADGHLKVCSEFDPVMHYSEYKGPLETPDCADCWFKCRGENQSKFDLNRVRELARMFVFRPRAPRAASVGAASE; encoded by the coding sequence ATGGGCGACCTGAACAGTCCCGATATGCACCGGACGAACGGTCGTATGCCGCTTCGAGGGCTGAAGCACAACACGTACTACAAGTATCTCTTTCGCCTGCCGAAGAACTATCTCCTCACCAAGCTTTTTGATCGCCCCCTCTACCTCAACATCGAAGTCACGATCATGTGCAACGCGGGATGCAGCTTCTGCGACTACTGGAAGGTGAAGAAAGAGGATCGGCTTGACGACTACGCCGAGGTCGTCAATCGGATCAAACCGCTGTACGTCACCATTTCCGGCGGTGAGCCGACGCTGAGGAAGGACCTGCCGGACATCCTCTATAACATCAAGTCAAGGACGGAGGCGATCTTCGTGTCGATGACCACGCACGGAGGATTGCTGACGTTCGAGAAGGCCAGGGAACTTTACGAATCGGGGCTCGACGCGGTGAACGTCTCCCTTGATTTCCCCGACGAGCGCCACGACGCCCAGCGGGGCATGCCGGGGCTGTTCAAACACCTTTGTGAGGAACTCCCCAAGATCCGTACATTGCCTTTCCGGAACGTTCAGGTCGGTACGGTCCTTCACAACCGGAATCTGGAGGATGTCGATGCGTTCCTCGCGCTCGGCCGGCGCCTCGGGGTCAACAACTCCTTCACGGCGTTTTCGTACACAAAGGTCGGCAAGAAGGACTTTTGGATTTCTCCGGATCGAATCCCCGTTCTCCGCCAAAAGATCGATCTCATCCTGGACTACAAGAGGCGATACGGCTGCATCAACAACTCGGATGCGTATCTGCGGACGATGGTGGACTACTTCGAGAAGGGACAAATTGACGGGTGCAAAGCCGGCAAGACCTGGGTGCAGGTCACGGCGGACGGCCATCTGAAAGTCTGTTCGGAATTCGATCCCGTCATGCACTACTCCGAATACAAGGGCCCGTTGGAAACGCCGGATTGCGCCGACTGCTGGTTCAAGTGTCGGGGCGAGAATCAGTCGAAATTCGATCTGAACCGGGTTCGAGAGCTCGCCCGGATGTTTGTGTTTAGGCCACGGGCCCCCCGGGCGGCCTCCGTTGGCGCCGCGTCAGAGTAG
- a CDS encoding GMC family oxidoreductase, whose amino-acid sequence MSGTMHPAEFVHEYLSLSPWAARVLNRIILWLFVWLPPVMMGRVRPFHKLSEEDRETYLQKWAKHRFYWVRQAFTLIKVMVCFGCGGEPEFQRALGYVKPNQGSAVGGGPRRSVNREPVNPMLPPPVPSPSRGEGEGGGGGGTDSRVHGLTGSRFQDEADFIVVGSGAAGATFARTAARAGATVILLEEGPAIPTTEFETNLWRSMKRAWRSRGMTAILGETMIPYLQGRCVGGTTAINSGISWRIPDDVYPLWEEKFGVRLDRTKLESCFDEIESDLQIGDTPERVWGENNRLMKVGAEKLGLRAHPTRRNIARCEGLSLCQQGCPKGHKLSMELTYVPDAIRLGARLHEGVRVDRILAESGRATGIEGVGTAGRVRFRARRGVILAASAVQSPLLIQASGLARRNGHVGAHFQAHPGIGIAAAFDRPVRMWEGATQGYECDHFRPERFKVETLALPMELMMVRLPGAGKKWLERLSQFEHYALWGIQVRCRAEGMVRPSAMGPMIRYTPNAEDCMSFTRSAYEVSRMFFAAGARAVLTGIRGVPEEFHSADEARMLLDLKPTPQDLQMAVTHMFGTCRMGPDPRASVVGPDFQVHDVKGLYVVDSSVFPTNLGVNPQEPIMGLAMLAAEGVVSRES is encoded by the coding sequence GTGTCCGGGACGATGCATCCGGCTGAGTTTGTCCACGAATATCTGTCGCTCAGCCCGTGGGCCGCGCGAGTGCTCAATCGAATCATCCTGTGGCTGTTTGTGTGGCTTCCGCCCGTGATGATGGGCCGTGTGAGGCCCTTCCACAAACTTTCCGAGGAGGACCGGGAAACCTATCTCCAGAAGTGGGCCAAGCATCGTTTCTACTGGGTTCGACAGGCGTTCACGCTCATCAAGGTGATGGTTTGTTTCGGCTGCGGGGGGGAACCGGAATTTCAGCGGGCGCTGGGGTATGTAAAGCCGAATCAGGGTTCCGCCGTCGGGGGCGGACCCCGCAGATCCGTGAATCGTGAGCCCGTGAACCCGATGCTCCCCCCACCCGTTCCCTCCCCCTCAAGGGGGGAGGGTGAGGGAGGGGGAGGGGGTGGCACGGATTCACGGGTTCACGGGCTCACGGGCTCACGATTCCAAGATGAAGCGGATTTCATTGTCGTCGGCAGCGGAGCGGCTGGAGCGACGTTCGCCCGAACGGCGGCGAGGGCCGGGGCCACGGTGATTCTCTTGGAAGAAGGACCGGCCATCCCGACGACGGAGTTCGAAACCAATCTTTGGCGGTCGATGAAACGCGCGTGGAGGTCCCGCGGGATGACGGCCATTCTCGGCGAAACCATGATCCCCTACCTCCAAGGGAGGTGCGTGGGTGGAACGACCGCGATCAACTCGGGGATCAGCTGGAGAATTCCGGATGACGTCTACCCCCTTTGGGAGGAGAAGTTTGGCGTGCGCCTTGACCGGACGAAGCTGGAATCCTGTTTCGACGAGATCGAGAGTGACCTTCAGATCGGAGATACCCCTGAGCGCGTATGGGGGGAGAATAATCGACTCATGAAAGTGGGTGCGGAAAAACTCGGACTCAGGGCTCACCCCACCCGACGGAACATCGCCCGATGCGAGGGGCTTTCGCTGTGCCAGCAGGGATGCCCGAAAGGACACAAGCTCAGCATGGAGCTGACGTATGTTCCCGACGCGATCCGATTGGGCGCAAGACTGCATGAGGGTGTGAGGGTGGACCGGATTCTTGCGGAGAGCGGGAGGGCGACGGGCATTGAAGGCGTGGGAACGGCCGGCCGAGTTCGATTCCGGGCGCGGAGGGGCGTGATCCTCGCCGCCAGCGCCGTTCAAAGCCCGCTGCTCATCCAGGCGAGCGGACTGGCCCGCAGGAACGGCCACGTCGGGGCGCATTTCCAGGCCCATCCGGGCATCGGCATCGCGGCTGCTTTTGACCGTCCCGTTCGAATGTGGGAAGGCGCCACGCAAGGATACGAATGCGACCACTTCCGCCCCGAGCGGTTCAAGGTCGAAACGCTGGCCCTTCCGATGGAACTCATGATGGTGAGACTCCCGGGGGCGGGGAAGAAATGGCTCGAACGTTTGAGCCAGTTCGAGCATTACGCTTTGTGGGGAATTCAAGTGCGGTGCCGAGCTGAGGGAATGGTTCGTCCCAGCGCCATGGGGCCGATGATCCGATACACCCCGAACGCGGAAGATTGTATGAGCTTCACGCGTTCGGCATACGAAGTTTCGCGCATGTTCTTCGCCGCAGGGGCCAGGGCGGTTCTCACCGGCATCCGCGGCGTTCCCGAAGAATTCCACTCGGCCGACGAGGCGCGAATGTTGCTCGATCTCAAGCCCACGCCGCAGGATCTCCAAATGGCTGTAACGCATATGTTCGGCACGTGCCGGATGGGTCCCGACCCCCGCGCGAGCGTCGTCGGCCCGGACTTTCAGGTCCACGACGTGAAAGGGCTCTACGTAGTGGATTCCAGCGTTTTCCCCACCAATCTCGGCGTCAATCCCCAGGAGCCGATCATGGGGCTGGCGATGCTGGCGGCGGAGGGAGTCGTGAGTCGTGAATCGTGA
- a CDS encoding LysM peptidoglycan-binding domain-containing protein: MEPPPRPRPVGTAPPPPMRLDADRQLALYRVKRGDTLWDISARRDIYGNPWRWSRLYEANRHALRSPHRIAPGQKLVVPRTMAAVPPAPPLKSAPEISPPTQDESKK; this comes from the coding sequence ATGGAGCCGCCGCCCAGGCCGCGCCCGGTCGGCACTGCCCCCCCCCCGCCGATGAGGCTGGATGCCGATCGACAACTGGCCCTGTACCGCGTCAAGCGTGGCGATACCCTCTGGGATATCTCCGCGCGGAGAGACATCTATGGCAATCCCTGGCGATGGAGCCGATTGTACGAAGCCAATCGACATGCCTTGAGGAGTCCCCATCGGATTGCCCCCGGCCAGAAACTGGTCGTCCCCCGAACGATGGCAGCCGTGCCACCGGCGCCTCCGTTGAAATCGGCCCCGGAAATCTCGCCCCCCACTCAGGATGAATCGAAGAAGTAA
- the hisA gene encoding 1-(5-phosphoribosyl)-5-[(5-phosphoribosylamino)methylideneamino]imidazole-4-carboxamide isomerase, whose product MMDLLPAVDILGGKCVRLTQGDYARSTLYGGEPAEMALRWEREGARWLHVVDLDGARTGRMSNLRKILDILRQVKLSVEVGGGIRTEAAARRLLDAGAKRVIAGTAALEKGSKFLRWAEKLGGHVWLSVDARGKEIMLKGWTHSSGVTTHELLGKARDWPIGGVVLTSILRDGALRGPDLRSARSAARTFGKSMILSGGISALEDLQAVSKLKASNVVGVIIGKALYEGRLTYADARRALS is encoded by the coding sequence GTGATGGATTTGCTCCCGGCCGTGGATATTCTGGGCGGAAAATGCGTTCGGCTCACGCAGGGAGACTATGCCCGATCCACTCTCTACGGCGGGGAACCGGCGGAGATGGCCCTGCGTTGGGAGCGCGAAGGCGCCCGGTGGTTGCACGTGGTGGACTTGGACGGCGCCCGGACGGGCCGGATGAGCAACCTCAGGAAGATTCTCGATATCCTCCGGCAGGTGAAACTCAGCGTCGAAGTGGGGGGAGGTATCCGCACGGAGGCCGCCGCGCGCCGCCTGCTGGATGCGGGCGCGAAGAGGGTTATTGCCGGCACGGCCGCGTTGGAGAAGGGATCGAAGTTTCTCCGCTGGGCGGAGAAGCTGGGAGGACACGTCTGGCTCTCGGTCGACGCGCGAGGCAAGGAGATCATGCTCAAGGGCTGGACCCACTCTTCGGGCGTGACCACCCACGAACTTCTGGGGAAGGCGCGGGACTGGCCCATCGGCGGTGTCGTCCTAACGTCCATTCTCCGGGATGGAGCCCTGAGAGGTCCCGATCTTCGATCGGCTCGCAGCGCGGCACGGACCTTCGGGAAATCGATGATTCTTTCCGGCGGGATATCCGCCCTCGAAGACCTTCAAGCCGTATCGAAGCTGAAGGCGTCCAACGTGGTGGGGGTCATCATTGGGAAAGCCCTCTATGAAGGCCGGCTGACCTACGCCGATGCCCGGAGGGCGCTCTCGTGA
- a CDS encoding FAD-binding oxidoreductase produces MNRRSNLVPSLRKIFGSHGYSEDPDLAAAFGRDLSPFLMLRAKRHAPFPVPRAVVFPENETQVCRFLKWSVRARVPVVPFGGGSGVCGAAMASPGSVVLSLGRMNRIVDLDPISGLVRVQPGVYGPELEKHLNHEGFTLGHFPASFEISTVGGWLASRGAGQSSTKYGKIEDMVSSVRVVLPDGRIVQTVPAPRSATGSSLVQLFVGSEGTLGVIVEAGLRVWPKPEEKIFQSYSFDTFVAGVEAVRRLIQKGYRPAVVRLYDEAEAAWYGSSLKWEGGGALLVLVWEGTKGLTFGEAEMGRREIEGTGKFTGEIPGRRWEETRFQQVHDYRKIMERPDPIMAETIEIACLWKDVAGLYEEVRNSVPGTLCTAHISHAYQDGVGIYFTFLIQADSMKAVQKRYHALWKAVMGAAVRRGAAISHHHGIGTLRAPWMKRSLGEGFQVLKRLKKSLDPAGILNPGKLGL; encoded by the coding sequence ATGAATCGAAGAAGTAACCTGGTCCCCTCGCTCAGGAAGATATTCGGCAGTCACGGATACAGCGAAGACCCGGATCTGGCGGCGGCGTTCGGGCGGGATCTCTCTCCGTTCCTCATGCTGCGCGCGAAACGGCATGCTCCCTTCCCCGTTCCCAGAGCCGTGGTCTTCCCTGAGAACGAGACGCAAGTGTGCCGCTTCTTGAAATGGTCCGTTCGTGCCCGCGTGCCGGTGGTGCCCTTCGGCGGGGGGTCCGGAGTGTGTGGAGCCGCGATGGCCTCCCCGGGGAGTGTCGTGCTCTCTCTGGGACGCATGAACCGGATCGTGGACCTCGATCCCATTTCCGGTTTGGTGCGAGTCCAGCCGGGCGTGTATGGGCCGGAGCTGGAGAAGCATCTTAATCACGAGGGCTTCACGCTCGGCCATTTCCCCGCCTCCTTCGAGATTTCGACAGTGGGTGGATGGCTGGCCAGCCGCGGCGCCGGCCAAAGCTCCACGAAGTACGGGAAGATCGAAGACATGGTCAGTTCCGTGAGGGTCGTGCTGCCCGATGGGCGGATCGTTCAGACCGTTCCGGCGCCCCGATCCGCAACGGGGTCAAGCCTCGTGCAGCTTTTCGTAGGAAGCGAAGGCACACTGGGAGTCATTGTCGAAGCGGGGCTTCGCGTGTGGCCGAAGCCGGAGGAGAAGATTTTCCAGTCGTATTCGTTCGACACCTTTGTCGCCGGTGTGGAAGCCGTGCGGCGGCTCATCCAAAAGGGCTATCGGCCGGCCGTGGTGCGCCTCTATGATGAAGCGGAGGCGGCGTGGTATGGATCGAGCCTCAAGTGGGAAGGAGGAGGCGCCCTGCTCGTGCTGGTTTGGGAAGGAACGAAGGGCCTGACCTTCGGAGAGGCGGAGATGGGGCGGCGGGAGATCGAGGGGACCGGCAAGTTTACGGGGGAGATTCCAGGGCGACGGTGGGAGGAAACCCGATTTCAGCAGGTGCACGACTACCGGAAAATCATGGAGCGGCCGGATCCCATCATGGCCGAAACGATCGAGATCGCCTGCCTGTGGAAAGACGTCGCCGGGCTCTACGAGGAAGTGCGCAACTCGGTACCGGGTACACTCTGCACGGCTCACATTTCGCATGCCTATCAGGATGGCGTGGGGATCTACTTCACGTTCCTGATTCAAGCGGATTCGATGAAGGCCGTGCAGAAACGATACCACGCGTTGTGGAAGGCCGTCATGGGCGCGGCCGTCCGGCGGGGCGCCGCCATCAGCCATCACCATGGCATCGGCACGCTGCGCGCCCCTTGGATGAAGCGTTCGCTCGGCGAGGGCTTCCAGGTGCTCAAACGACTGAAGAAATCCCTCGATCCGGCAGGCATCCTGAACCCCGGCAAACTCGGCCTGTAG
- the hisI gene encoding phosphoribosyl-AMP cyclohydrolase, with product MNAATIRSLFRKQKLIPAVLQDARTREVLMLAYVNAQALRLTMETGWAHFYSRSRKRIWKKGETSGHVQRVEEIRYDCDEDTLLFKVRPAGPACHTGRRSCFFRKIRYTKAQGDRGAHTADLPGRRGGKRGKKPRRR from the coding sequence ATGAACGCCGCGACGATTCGCTCCCTTTTTCGGAAACAGAAACTGATTCCGGCGGTGCTCCAGGACGCGCGCACCCGTGAGGTGCTGATGCTCGCCTACGTGAATGCCCAAGCGCTCCGATTGACGATGGAGACGGGCTGGGCGCACTTCTACAGCCGGAGCCGCAAGAGAATCTGGAAGAAAGGAGAGACCTCCGGACACGTGCAGCGGGTCGAGGAAATCCGGTATGACTGCGATGAGGACACGCTTCTCTTCAAGGTTCGCCCGGCCGGACCGGCGTGCCACACCGGCCGACGCAGTTGTTTCTTCCGCAAGATTCGCTACACCAAAGCTCAAGGAGACCGCGGGGCGCACACAGCGGACCTTCCTGGACGGCGCGGCGGGAAACGTGGTAAAAAACCCCGGCGACGATGA
- a CDS encoding NADH-quinone oxidoreductase subunit A — protein MTDILGILFLGLFGALIAGAALAIPALIAPHRSTDVTTPYESGMKPIGSARLRFSVKFYLVALLFIIFDVEVIYLYPWAIRLRDLGWTGMIEMLVFMGILGAGYLYILRKGALEWD, from the coding sequence ATGACGGATATCCTTGGAATTCTTTTTCTCGGCCTCTTCGGCGCTTTGATTGCCGGAGCCGCGCTGGCCATCCCCGCGCTCATCGCCCCCCATCGCTCCACGGACGTGACCACGCCGTACGAATCCGGCATGAAGCCGATCGGCTCGGCACGACTGCGGTTCTCGGTGAAGTTCTACCTCGTGGCCCTGCTGTTCATCATCTTCGACGTGGAAGTCATCTACCTCTATCCTTGGGCGATTCGCCTTCGCGACCTCGGCTGGACGGGCATGATCGAGATGCTCGTCTTTATGGGCATACTGGGCGCCGGCTACTTGTACATTCTTCGCAAGGGCGCCCTCGAGTGGGATTGA